From the Candidatus Angelobacter sp. genome, one window contains:
- a CDS encoding cytochrome C — translation PHARIECTACHVGPGASAFVKAKINGVHQLVGVITGNYHRPIKTPIRNLRPAQEICEECHWSQKYVGNLERTYTHFLADETNTQFTVRLLLKVGGGDPNHGPVGGIHWHMNLANKIEYIATDEQRQVIPWVRFTGANGVVKEYRAANFKDDPSRHTIRTMDCMDCHNRPAHHFRSPNASVDLAMAAGRIDPALPLVKSNVVAALIQPYSTEAQAAQKIADSLRSKYANAPQLTSLIAEAQRIYENNFFPEMKADWRAYPDNMNHKDGAGCFRCHDGQHKTSDGKTKIQASDCNSCHIILAQGSGEQLEKLNPKGYSFFHIDAVNEDFSCNNCHTGAFPKE, via the coding sequence CCCCACGCGCGCATCGAATGCACCGCCTGTCACGTCGGTCCGGGCGCCTCGGCGTTTGTGAAGGCCAAGATCAACGGTGTGCACCAGCTCGTGGGGGTCATTACCGGGAATTACCATCGCCCGATCAAGACGCCGATCAGGAACCTGCGCCCGGCGCAGGAAATCTGCGAGGAATGTCATTGGTCGCAGAAATACGTCGGAAATCTGGAGCGGACCTACACTCATTTTCTGGCCGATGAAACCAACACCCAATTCACGGTCCGCCTGCTGCTCAAGGTCGGCGGCGGCGATCCCAACCACGGTCCCGTGGGCGGCATCCACTGGCACATGAACCTCGCGAACAAAATCGAGTACATCGCGACGGACGAACAGCGGCAGGTGATTCCCTGGGTGCGTTTCACCGGAGCCAACGGCGTTGTGAAGGAATACCGCGCCGCCAATTTCAAGGACGACCCTTCGAGGCATACCATTCGCACCATGGACTGCATGGACTGCCACAACCGGCCCGCCCATCATTTTCGATCGCCGAACGCCTCGGTTGATCTGGCGATGGCCGCCGGCCGCATTGATCCGGCGCTGCCTCTGGTGAAATCCAACGTGGTGGCCGCGTTGATCCAGCCCTATTCGACGGAGGCGCAAGCCGCCCAAAAAATTGCCGACAGCCTGCGGTCAAAGTACGCGAATGCCCCGCAATTGACATCGCTGATCGCCGAGGCGCAGCGGATTTACGAGAACAATTTCTTTCCTGAAATGAAGGCGGACTGGCGGGCGTACCCCGACAACATGAACCACAAGGACGGCGCGGGATGTTTTCGTTGTCACGACGGCCAGCACAAGACTTCGGACGGCAAGACCAAAATTCAAGCCAGCGACTGCAACTCCTGTCACATCATCCTTGCCCAGGGCAGCGGCGAGCAACTGGAAAAACTCAATCCCAAAGGCTACAGCTTCTTCCACATTGACGCGGTGAACGAGGACTTCTCCTGTAACAACTGCCACACCGGCGCGTTCCCGAAAGAATAA